From Penaeus vannamei isolate JL-2024 chromosome 37, ASM4276789v1, whole genome shotgun sequence, one genomic window encodes:
- the LOC113822765 gene encoding phosducin-like protein, whose amino-acid sequence MATLEDRILGEKLEYYCSSSEDESEDDNEEDEESGSQTAVKDASLEPPPETELRSWEGSSTNTGPKGVLKDWQRFKQLETEKRKEQERERLELAKKLAMSCRSHLDEEKDKEKQNEEEEDVDRLIDEEFLRQYISKRMEEMMATTSTKAQFGTLIALDNGDSFLDAIDKEDKEVTIIVHIYEEEAAGCEAMNGCLACLALEYPHVKFCRLHATAAGVSSRFKVTGLPALLIYKSGQMVGNFVRLTDEFGEDFYATDVESFLIEHGMLIDKTLIPPGVTIKGPSIMKEDEDSDFSLED is encoded by the exons ATGGCTACTTTGGAGGACCGCATCCTCGGGGAGAAGCTAGAGTATTATTGCAGCAGTTCGGAAGACGAGAGCGAAGATGAcaacgaggaggatgaggagtctGGGTCGCAGACGGCAGTTAAGGATGCGAGTCTTGAGCCACCTCCGGAGACTGAGCTAAGGAGCTGGGAGGGATCATCCACTAAT ACTGGGCCCAAAGGCGTGCTGAAAGACTGGCAGCGTTTCAAACAGCTGGAGACGGAAAAAcgcaaagagcaagaaagagaacgcCTTGAACTTGCAAAGAAGTTGGCTATGAGCTGCAGGTCACAt CtggatgaagaaaaagacaaagaaaaacaaaatgaggaggaggaggatgtggaccGCCTGATTGACGAAGAGTTCCTGCGGCAGTACATCtcaaagaggatggaggagatgaTGGCCACAACTTCAACTAA GGCCCAGTTTGGTACATTGATTGCGCTCGATAATGGAGACTCATTCCTCGATGCCATTGACAAAGAGGACAAGGAGGTCACAATAATTGTTCACATATATGAGGAA GAAGCTGCAGGATGTGAGGCCATGAATGGTTGTCTGGCTTGCTTGGCTCTGGAGTATCCACATGTCAAATTCTGCAGATTACATGCAACAGCAGCTGGTGTCAGCAGTCGTTTT AAAGTGACAGGTCTACCAGCATTGCTGATCTACAAGAGTGGACAGATGGTGGGCAACTTTGTCCGCCTCACAGATGAATTTGGGGAAGACTTTTATGCAACAGATGTGGAGTCATTCCTTATAGA ACATGGAATGCTCATCGACAAGACCCTGATCCCCCCAGGAGTCACCATCAAGGGACCCTCTATCATGAAGGAGGATGAAGACAGTGACTTCAGTCTGGAGGACTAA